The following proteins are co-located in the Streptomyces sp. NBC_01198 genome:
- a CDS encoding phosphatidylinositol-specific phospholipase C domain-containing protein gives MTGPLTRRPTLRPRATARTALLGALAACLAFTVAGPGGGTASAAGTDELPLSGATTSGLHNTYDPATFSYLAQALDTGTSMIELDVWDDFFTQEWKVSHSNPTGNSNNCVNASSAAQLYTGGANKDLESCLDDVRVWLGAHPGHAPLIIKLEMKAGFQASLGLSPAKLDQSISAHLGNLVFKPNDLLNKPGGGQYATLDEAANAGNWPTRAQLAGKVLLEVIPGTVEEANPTDSLWTDREYAGYLRDLHSQGKTAQANIFPSVHTAQAGDPRTRYSDTSLRPWFVAFDGDAATYLNGSIDTSWYDTHHYLLFMTDSQNVAPALDDVNPAPAEAQARVAQLAKAHATVASNDWKGLPQVQSLVLPRG, from the coding sequence GTGACCGGTCCGCTGACCCGCCGCCCTACGCTCCGCCCGCGCGCCACCGCGCGTACCGCACTGCTCGGCGCGCTCGCCGCCTGCCTCGCCTTCACCGTCGCCGGCCCCGGCGGCGGCACCGCGTCGGCCGCGGGAACCGATGAGCTGCCGCTGTCCGGCGCCACCACGTCGGGACTGCACAACACCTACGACCCCGCCACGTTCAGCTACCTGGCGCAGGCGCTCGACACGGGCACCTCGATGATCGAACTCGACGTGTGGGACGACTTCTTCACCCAGGAATGGAAGGTCAGCCACTCCAACCCGACCGGCAACAGCAACAACTGCGTCAACGCCTCCTCCGCCGCCCAGCTCTACACCGGCGGGGCGAACAAGGACCTGGAGAGCTGCCTGGACGACGTACGCGTGTGGCTCGGGGCGCACCCCGGGCACGCGCCGCTGATCATCAAGCTGGAGATGAAGGCGGGCTTCCAGGCCAGCCTCGGTCTGAGCCCCGCCAAGCTCGACCAGTCCATCAGCGCCCACCTGGGCAATCTGGTGTTCAAGCCGAACGACCTGCTGAACAAGCCGGGCGGCGGGCAGTACGCCACCCTCGACGAGGCCGCCAACGCCGGCAACTGGCCGACCCGCGCCCAGCTGGCGGGCAAGGTGCTGCTCGAAGTCATCCCCGGCACCGTGGAGGAGGCCAACCCCACCGACTCGCTGTGGACCGACCGCGAATACGCCGGCTACCTGCGGGACCTGCACAGCCAGGGGAAGACCGCCCAGGCCAACATCTTCCCGTCGGTCCACACCGCCCAGGCGGGCGACCCGAGGACGCGGTACTCCGACACCTCGCTGCGGCCGTGGTTCGTGGCCTTCGACGGCGACGCCGCCACCTACCTGAACGGCAGCATCGACACGAGCTGGTACGACACGCACCACTACCTGCTCTTCATGACCGACTCGCAGAACGTGGCACCCGCGCTGGACGATGTGAATCCCGCACCGGCCGAGGCGCAGGCCAGGGTCGCCCAACTCGCCAAGGCACACGCCACGGTGGCCTCCAACGACTGGAAGGGCCTGCCCCAGGTCCAGTCGCTGGTCCTGCCGCGCGGCTGA
- a CDS encoding nuclear transport factor 2 family protein, with the protein MDDDQELSDFARRWTEAERLGDVAALDALLTEDFTAVGPHGFVLDKKQWIDRYASGALIHDVFTWEEVTVRRHGRAAVAVGVQGQQSVYDGRDADGHFRVTQMIVADGAGWKLAAVHLSPTGARPAPEA; encoded by the coding sequence ATGGACGACGACCAGGAACTGTCCGACTTCGCGCGGCGGTGGACCGAGGCCGAGCGGCTGGGCGACGTCGCCGCGCTGGACGCCCTGCTCACCGAGGACTTCACCGCCGTGGGTCCGCACGGCTTCGTCCTGGACAAGAAGCAGTGGATCGACCGCTATGCCTCGGGCGCGCTCATACACGACGTCTTCACCTGGGAAGAGGTGACGGTCCGCCGGCACGGGCGGGCGGCGGTCGCGGTGGGCGTGCAGGGCCAGCAGAGCGTCTACGACGGGCGGGACGCGGACGGCCATTTCCGGGTCACCCAGATGATCGTCGCGGACGGCGCGGGATGGAAGCTCGCAGCCGTGCACCTCAGCCCGACCGGGGCGAGGCCGGCCCCCGAGGCGTAG
- a CDS encoding L,D-transpeptidase family protein, which translates to MTATPSDAYADRRPTPAPAPQAAPGAAAPRARDDEEQGRNRHRRPRRRRRAMVLAAVGVAGLAVVGAGYTVVDRYTGTAAAQSAGSDHGRPAAAAAPPPGAAASPKATPDGSVAMITGLGPRTRAAIPAATRQVLVASGRAKNSSDTVVTLWTRTGAGRWHPGAAWAAHNALRGWTTGHRSGDLHSPIGVFTLSDAGGFDADPGTKLPYHHSAKFQAGGVGFDGEPLDEAFDYVIAIDYNRVPGTSPLDGTQPLGSSRGGGIWVHVDHGGPTHGCVSISAAHMVDLLHTLLPADHPVIVMGDRGSLAT; encoded by the coding sequence ATGACTGCCACACCCTCCGACGCATATGCCGACCGCCGGCCGACCCCGGCGCCGGCCCCACAGGCCGCTCCCGGCGCAGCCGCCCCGCGCGCCCGCGACGACGAGGAGCAGGGCCGCAACCGGCACCGCAGGCCTCGCCGCAGACGGCGCGCGATGGTCCTGGCGGCGGTCGGCGTGGCCGGACTCGCCGTGGTGGGCGCCGGATACACCGTCGTGGACCGGTACACGGGGACCGCCGCCGCCCAGAGCGCCGGCAGCGACCACGGCCGGCCGGCCGCCGCTGCCGCCCCGCCGCCCGGCGCGGCAGCCAGTCCGAAGGCCACCCCCGACGGATCGGTGGCCATGATCACCGGTCTCGGCCCCAGGACCCGGGCGGCGATCCCCGCTGCCACCCGCCAGGTGCTTGTCGCCTCCGGCAGGGCGAAGAACTCCTCCGACACCGTCGTCACCCTGTGGACCAGGACCGGCGCCGGCCGCTGGCACCCGGGTGCCGCCTGGGCCGCGCACAACGCTCTGCGCGGCTGGACCACCGGCCATCGCTCGGGCGATCTGCACAGCCCCATCGGGGTGTTCACACTCAGCGACGCCGGCGGCTTCGACGCCGACCCGGGCACCAAGCTGCCCTACCACCACTCCGCCAAATTCCAGGCGGGCGGCGTCGGCTTCGACGGCGAACCCCTCGACGAGGCCTTCGACTACGTCATCGCGATCGACTACAACCGGGTCCCGGGCACGTCGCCGCTGGACGGCACCCAGCCGCTCGGGTCCAGCCGCGGCGGGGGCATCTGGGTGCACGTGGACCACGGCGGCCCGACCCACGGCTGCGTCAGCATCTCGGCCGCCCACATGGTCGACCTGCTGCACACCCTGCTGCCCGCCGACCACCCGGTGATCGTCATGGGCGACCGGGGCTCGCTGGCGACCTGA
- a CDS encoding alpha/beta fold hydrolase yields the protein MATYILVPGADGTAWYWHLVVTQLRDQGHTVVTVSFPADDSAGLDAFADAIISAVRSTAPGLDGPVVLVAQSLGGFSAPLICDRVPVDRIVLVNAMVPRPGESAGEWWGNTGQAAARSAYAEALGRGADAEFDLRTDFFHDVPPEVTEEALAAPQSGPPAAIFAQPWPLAAWPGVPTRFLQGRDDRFFPLEFQRGVVRERLGIDVEVVPGGHLVALSHPGELAAELLKEA from the coding sequence ATGGCGACATACATCCTCGTCCCCGGCGCCGACGGCACCGCCTGGTACTGGCATCTGGTCGTAACGCAACTCCGCGACCAGGGCCATACGGTGGTCACCGTCAGCTTCCCGGCCGACGACTCCGCCGGTCTCGACGCGTTCGCGGACGCGATCATCTCGGCCGTGCGGTCCACGGCACCCGGCCTCGACGGCCCCGTCGTCCTGGTGGCCCAGTCGCTCGGCGGCTTCTCCGCCCCCCTGATCTGCGACCGCGTCCCGGTCGACCGGATCGTGCTGGTCAACGCCATGGTGCCGCGGCCCGGCGAGAGCGCGGGGGAGTGGTGGGGCAACACCGGGCAGGCCGCGGCCAGATCCGCGTACGCGGAGGCGCTCGGTCGCGGCGCGGACGCCGAATTCGACCTGCGCACGGACTTCTTCCACGATGTGCCGCCCGAGGTGACCGAGGAGGCCCTGGCGGCCCCGCAGTCCGGACCGCCGGCGGCCATCTTCGCCCAGCCCTGGCCGCTCGCGGCCTGGCCGGGCGTGCCGACCCGCTTCCTGCAGGGCCGCGACGACCGGTTCTTCCCGCTGGAGTTCCAGCGGGGCGTCGTCCGTGAACGGCTCGGCATCGACGTGGAGGTGGTGCCCGGCGGCCATCTGGTGGCGCTCAGCCACCCGGGCGAACTCGCCGCCGAACTCCTCAAGGAGGCGTGA
- a CDS encoding thaumatin family protein, protein MGSRARHRGRRPGALGWTALAVVALCVAGFALTARQSDGGRSTAGVRTPQSTAATSPPAAPAATATPTPSPARDTPTPSATRTAGPTTQSAKSARSPKVTAAPPKLAAKSGTRVFSFVNGLRQTVWLASGEQTATPALSTTGWVLRPGRTLSVRVPDHWNGRFWGRTGCTFDSAGHGHCATGACDSRFQCAGYGAIPATLAEFNLNSWDGMDFYDVSLVDGSNLPMYINLVGGATKDPISAHGCSRAGCTHLVDCPSALRVKGDACESPCGVFDTDQYCCRAQWAPRTECRPDQWPVNYAAAFKKAEPFAYSYVDDDATSTFTSRGEAGYRITFATSP, encoded by the coding sequence ATGGGCAGCAGGGCGCGGCATCGAGGGCGGCGGCCGGGAGCGCTGGGCTGGACGGCACTGGCCGTGGTCGCCTTGTGCGTGGCCGGGTTCGCCCTGACGGCCCGGCAGTCGGACGGTGGCCGCTCCACCGCCGGGGTCCGGACCCCGCAGTCCACCGCCGCCACCTCCCCGCCGGCCGCCCCGGCCGCCACCGCGACGCCCACGCCGTCGCCCGCCCGCGACACGCCGACCCCCTCGGCCACCCGCACGGCCGGGCCCACGACGCAGTCCGCGAAGTCCGCACGGTCCCCGAAGGTCACAGCGGCGCCGCCGAAGCTCGCGGCGAAGTCCGGCACCCGGGTCTTCAGCTTCGTCAACGGGCTGCGGCAGACCGTCTGGCTCGCCTCGGGCGAGCAGACCGCCACACCCGCGCTGAGCACCACGGGATGGGTGCTGCGTCCCGGCCGGACCCTCAGCGTGCGGGTGCCCGACCACTGGAACGGGCGCTTCTGGGGCCGCACCGGATGCACCTTCGACAGCGCCGGGCACGGGCACTGCGCGACAGGTGCCTGCGACAGCAGGTTCCAGTGCGCCGGCTACGGGGCGATTCCCGCCACCCTCGCGGAGTTCAACCTCAATTCCTGGGACGGCATGGACTTCTACGACGTGAGCCTCGTGGACGGTTCCAATCTGCCCATGTACATCAACCTCGTGGGCGGCGCCACCAAGGACCCGATCTCCGCACACGGCTGCTCCCGGGCCGGCTGTACGCACCTCGTCGACTGCCCGTCCGCCCTCCGCGTCAAGGGCGACGCCTGCGAGTCACCCTGCGGTGTATTCGACACCGACCAGTACTGCTGTCGCGCGCAATGGGCCCCGCGTACCGAATGCCGCCCCGACCAGTGGCCCGTCAACTACGCGGCGGCCTTCAAGAAGGCCGAGCCTTTCGCCTATTCCTACGTGGACGACGACGCGACCAGCACTTTCACCAGCCGTGGCGAGGCCGGCTACCGCATCACCTTCGCCACCAGCCCCTGA